A region of the Cricetulus griseus strain 17A/GY chromosome 7, alternate assembly CriGri-PICRH-1.0, whole genome shotgun sequence genome:
caagctgAAGCCCAGCAGGGATCAAAGTCTCCTTAAAGACCCTCCCACCCTCTACtcagggaggaggggcagggctGGTAGATTTCAGCTTTTGTCCTCAGCCAGTCTCCAGCCCTAGCTAGTTTAGGTTTTCTCCAAAGGCTGCCAAGGATGGCACCTGTCACAAGTATAGGCAAGACACATCTTCAGCTGGCAAGTGGTAGAGGTTCTGTTTTCTGTCAGGAACCTTCAAGTGTCACACTTGCCAGCAGGTTTTGGCATAGAATAAAAAACCTCCTAGGGTATctgccatggtggtgcacacctgtaatctcctGAGGAGCAGGTGGTGGCAGGAGAATCCAGACTGAGGCCagcccaaagctacacagtaaattccaagacagcctggcTACATAAGGAGACATTGTTtctaaaagacaaaaagcaaaccaTGTCAGGGCACAACTCAGCAGGATTTACCCTCCAAGACACACCTGTTTTTCTACAACAGGGCTCCTGGCTCCATAGCCAGGCTGCTATGCCACTCAGCTCCTTCAAATAGGCAAGgcaggaacaaaataaaatggctaccttagcagggtggtggtgcacgcctttaatcccagcactcaggaggcagacagaggcaggtggatctctgtgagttcaagcccagcctgatctacagagtttcaggactGACTCCAAAgctaccaagaaaccctgtctccaaaaacaaaacaaaacaaacaaacaaaaaaccccacaaaacaaaacgcTAGCTTGTCTGGGTGGAAACATGATCCGTGTGCACTGGCCAGAGACAGTCTCATGGCAGTGACTGTGGTGCATAGTATAAAAAAGGGCACAGAGAAGCCACCAAACTGACCACACACAGGGCTAGATATGTGATTGTCTCAAGGGATGGCCAAGCACATCCTTCAAAGACCAAGCATCCTAGATGTTGCTCAGGGATCTAAGTACATTCAAATCTTGCTCCAACAACCCATCATGAGGGCCAGCATCTATTCTTTAACTGGACTAGAGGCTCCACCactgtgggggagggcagggagatCAAAGCTGGTGGCAAGACAAAGGGCCTGCCTGGAATCTGCCTTTCCAAACCGTTTCTGTGGCTCCAGAAGTCCCCAGGGAGTGGTTTtctcagagacaggaaggaaaaagtCTGTGTGACCTTTTGTCTGACCTTCTGACCCAGGAGGCAGGGTAATAAGAGCCTGGTCTGGCCAGAAGATCAAGAGATGGCTACCAGGCGCCAGTGTCTGCTGCCTTACAAAAGAGCTGTGGGTGAGCTCTGATTCCTGGTGATGAGGGGGCAGGGATGCTCCTGAGGAAAAGTGCAGGTGGTACCTAAGTCAGAGGCCATGTTTAGAGTGAACTGTACTGCCCCACTCAGCTTTGCCTTCCAGTGTATCAGACATAACCCTAGCTGAGCAGGGCCCTGCAGAACCCCGTAACTGCTAGATGGTTTCCTTCAAAAGTTATCAGCTCCAGGTCCCACTTGCAGATGTCCTTGAAACTGTGGTAAACTATGTGAGATGGTCTGCTGTAGGCTATGAGCAAAGGCTCTGTGAATAGCAAGGCTGTCTGATACTAGCCTGGCCAGGACCAAACCCCAGGAAACAGTGTGGCTTGTAACCAGGCCTGGCTACTTTGCAGCTGGGAATGTGAACCCAGTGGATGGATGGTTGCAGGTCACCAAGGTCAGCTGCAGGGGACAGTTAACAAAGCCTGGGATCATTCTGGCAGGCACAAAGCAGTGGCTTCTATGGTAGAGCACAGTTCCAGACACCCCTCACCACCCCCAACAAACCACTGCCCAATGAAGTCAGACTGATGTTCACAAAGAAAGACAGGAGCTCACTGCTGAAGTACATTTACTGTACAAAGAAGTAAGAACAAAGAACCCAGGAATGGTGGAGTCCACAGCAGCAAGGGTAGTGTTGATGGTGTGCACGCAGGCCAATCCAGGTCCTCAAAGTCTACACCATTCTACTAGAGATTCAGAGAAAAGGTCTCTATCAACAGCAACAGGACTGGTGGGGAAGGGTGATGCTTGATTGTATCCAGCCTCTGGGCCAGGTCCCAGGGGCTGCTGCTTATCAGGCAGTTCCCACAACCACAGCCCTGTCCCTACAGGCATTAACCTAATCTCCCAGAACAGCAGGCCGGCGCTGTGTCTACCAGTGCCCTCGTAACACCCATGGCAAGATGGTCTTAAGAAATGTGCACTAAGAAGGACCCCAGTAAGGGGTCATGGCTCCTGCTATGGCCAAAGCCCTGAGGGCAGGAGGTAGAGTTAAGCACCAGCGTGCCTGAGGGCTGTATCAACAGGCAAAGACAGGGAAGCAGTCACATAGGACATCCACTGGGGACAACATCCCCACAGGGGTGAAGGCTGACTAGAACAGATTGGGGTAGGAGGAGCATTACGGAGGAATAGTCCATGGCTTCAGAAGTTGCTCCAGCTAGTGGGTCCCTAACAAGGGGCTTGATGTCTACCCCTATGGTTGaggctgctgttccagagagTGTCACTAAGAAACAGTTTAAAGAGATTCCAGTGACAAGAACTTATAGGCAGAAGGGCCACAATAGGCAAGGAGCAGCTATGAAACACAGTCAAAGTTGATGAGTTCAAGCTGCTGGACACTGAGGTCCTAGGCCCTGTGCCCAATGCCCAGAACCACTGGAGGCCATCAAGCACTTGAGTCTACAGAAAGCTCTGCCTCAACTTGGAGATGCTGAGTATATAGTAAACATCACCCAAAGTGCCAGGGCACAATGGGGAGGGATGCAAGTGGGGTTCCCAGGTACAACCAACTTTTCTCCTAGGCCTCAGGAACAGAACCCTTGCCTATGTCTAGCATACTGACCACCTTTGTCAGAATGGACGCTGCAGCCAAGTCTGCTGCCAGAGCATCTGTTTCCCACTGGCCTCTGAGCAACATCAACACCCAGGAAGGGTCTTTGTAAATCCAAACATCATCTGGCTTCAACACTGAAACCCTCCATCACTGcttcattcctccttccctgACATCCTGAGCTTCCCCAACGGCTGATGTGGCTATGAGGGGTATATAGGCTTCCCTGACAGCcctttaaaaatgtacaaaacagGTAAAATGTTCTCCATATAAATAAGGGGAGCCAGGCTCACTCCCAGCCTGGAGTCCAGAATTGGTTCAGACCTGGTCCCCGTAGCACCAGCAGCCCTGCTGCCTGGTCCGTGGAGCATGTTTTCTCCTGCACGCCCCTCCCCTCCACTAGCTCAGATGTGGAGGAAAGCCCGGAGAGACCCAGGCAGGGTTGTGTAGCCAAGTCTTCCTGCACACAGCAGGGCCTAGTGCCTGGCCATGAGTGCTCCAGCGTAAGCCCCGAGTCTGAACAGGCGGAACCCACAGGTCCCGCTAGGAGATCTTGCAGTTGCTCCGAGAACAGTTCTGAGGTGGGCTCTGGGGGGGGCGGATGGACTTGGACCTCTTAAGACTGTTGCCCTTGCTGCCACTGCCCCCAGTCCCACTTGCCAGGGAGTAGGATCGGCCGTGCATCATGACAGCGTTCATGCCGTTGGCCATGGAAAAGGACTTGAGGTGGCTCTTGATGGTGACAGGTAGTGGAAGCTTGTCAATGAGGTGCACGGGGGTACAGGAGACAATGGCACGGCAGCAGAGGTCCTGCAGGCTGAAAACTGTGAAGAGAGGGTAAGAAGGAGGGGGGAACAGACAGGTAATGAGGTTTTGTGAGAGGAGCTGTTAAGAGGTACATGGTCCTCAGACTACCTGTAAAGCCTGGCTGAGTCTTAAAACTCCTGGTGGCCTCACCAGCTCAGGCTCCTGGATGCCCCACTATCTGTCCAATGGGTGGCTCCCAACTCCTGCCTTCTTAGAGCAGAAAACACTACAAAGTGTTGCTGGGAGAGGCCAGTCTGTCCAGCTGCTCTATGAGACTGGAGGTGGGTGAGGAGGCAGACTAACTTTGGAATACAGCCCTTGCTATAACTCTGGTTGGGGTTAACTCAGTCTTTCCTGGCTATATTTGGAAGAAGTCTTTTGGCTCATGAGAGGGATTTAGTTACCCTGTTCTCCTCCGTGGCTTCATCTTAGGGTGACATTGTGATCATCTTTGTGCCCTACTAGAAAGTACCCCAAGAATAAGGTCATCGTTAAGACAATGATGGACAGTGATGGACATTGCTGGGCTGCACACACTGTTTCTGTGACCACCAGCAGTGAAGGTGACTGTGCAGAGATCTGCTCTCAAAGCATGGCAGAGGAAGAGATCACTTGATCTAGGTCTGGGCAGGCAGCCCATGTGactacagctttttttttttttgttttgttttgttttgtttttcgagacagggtttctctttgtagaccaggctggcctcgaactcacagagatccacttgcctctgcctcccgagtgctgggattaaaggcgtgtgccaccacttcccagccagCTTTCAAGAGACTACCTACACTCCGAATCTACTATTGATGCCTGCAGCTCCACCATCAGCCCCCAGGACTCCACTAGCTAGCATCCTAGATGAACTAAGCCTCAGTCCCACCTCGATTGGGCCTCCAGATCTTCTCCATGCCATGCCGCATAAGCACGATACGAGAGAGCTCAGTAAAGGACTCAATGACGTTGAAGTTGCACAGGGGGCTGACTTCAAAGAAGGTCATGCAGTTCTTCTCTGCGTAGGCTCGGGCCTGCTCCGTTGGGACTTGCCGCTTGAAGGCCAGGTGCAGCCGGTTTCCAACCAGGATCCGGGGAACACCAGGTGCATGCTTAGGAGGGATTCAGAACTTAGCAGAGGCACAATCAaatgccacccccaccccttagCCATAGGCAGAGCTCCTAGTGTCTGCATTCTGCAATGAAGCAAGTCTAGGAAGGTCTGGACGGAACCAGATAGACAGCGGAGTCCAGTTGTTTATTGTTGAACAATGCTTCCAGGGTAGGAAAAAACTACAGTGGGCAGCACTACCAGGCATGCCCCAATTACAGCTTGGTCCTACAGTCTCTCCTGGAGAGGCCCAAACCCATGCCTACCTCATCGATTTCCTTGATCCACCGGTCAATGCCATCAAAGGACCAACGGTTGGTGATGTCATACACAAGGAGGATTCCCTGTGAGTTAGATGGATGGAGATTATCCACAGCCATATCTGGGCCCATTCCCAGGAAAATCTTGCTGGATAGGAGTAGTCACAATTCCTAGGTAGGGCTAGGAATATGGCTCAGAAGACTTTATAGATCATTATTAGCATGGTCATGACCTACAGGCGGGAAATGCATTGGCCACACAACAGGAGAGCATCAGGGAGGGACCTTCTGTGAATTAAATTGGCCCATCCCACATATGCCATCCTGTCCATCCCTTGAGAACACGGCTGGGGCAGAATTGACTTTTTAACAATTGTTTAAATCCAGGCCAGTCACAGGCATTACTCTGAAATCATTCAAAAGACACACAGGTTAAGCCTCCACACACAGGTCTAAGCTTTGGTTGGGGGAGGGGTTATGAAGAACTACAGAACTCACTAGAGGGCCAAGTATTCCGAAAAGTCAGTCCATCAGCAAACTCCGCCCTAGGGGCACCTGGGGCTGAATGGAGGCAGCTCTGAGTTTTTCAACTCCAAACTTGTACAGCAGAATGTCAGTCACTCAAGGAGCAGTAGTCAGTGAGAGCTGCCCCAGTCAGGCTAAGCAGGATTTGCTACAGGGCCTTTCCTGCCACATCCCTTAGAGACCAATTACTGGGAGTTCAGCTCTGGGCTGTCTCCATCTGCCTCAAACATCCCAGGGGGGCCACCATCACGGATTCTCCAGCAGGGGCGATAGTGAGCACACTGCCCACCACACAGGGTTAACACACAACTCAGCCTCTCCGGCCTGAGTTGACTTTGAGAGTTTCAGCAACCTGAGTCCACCCACTGAATCACCCACTCCTCTTCCATAGGTTCTcatacatggaggccagagaagggcagagatgggaggaggaggaggaaaacagaaCTGCCATTTCTGAAAAACTCAGGCTAGCTCCAAGTCTTACTAAGACAAAGGTACCCTTAACCAAGAGGTAACTAACAGGCCTGGCTTGATCAAGCAGGGCAGCAGCTGGGGAGGAACTTCTCTAGCCTGGAGGGGCCCATACCTACCTTGAGGTCCGATATTACCGAGAGGAGCCAAACTGGATGGAATGGTCGGACCTCAAGGAGCCGGGTCAGTGGGTGAAAAATGttaatttgtttttggtttttgtcttttttccaagacagggtttctctgtttaacagtcctggctatcctgtaactcactttgtagaccaggttggccttgaactcactgagatccacctacctctgcctcccaagtgctgggattaaaggtgtgtcactaccacccagctgaaaaatgttaatatttattataataactAAACATGGCAGAAATGGAGGTCCACATTTataatcctatcactcaggagactaaggcaggggGACTGCTGCAAACTAGAGGCCACTCTAGTTACTAGTCTAGATAGCTAGGTCTAGGCCAGTCAgagatacatagcaagaccctgactcaaaaactatgatggtttaaatgaaaatagcCCCCAGAGGGGGCCTAGTCCCCAGCTGATGAACTAAttaggaagaattaggaggtatgtCCTTGTTGAAGGATGTGGGTTGCTAGGAGTGTCTGTCTTGCTCTTTCCGCCTGTCCACAGATCAGGACGTAAAGCTCCCAGATACTTctgtagcaccatgcctgcctgcatacTACCATGCTCTTGCCATCATGAGAATAATGAACTAAGTCTCCGAAACACATGCCTCCAATAAATGTGTTCTTTTAGCCAGAAGGTGGTAactcacacctataattccagcacttgggaggcagaggtaggtggatctctgagttcaaggccagcctggtctatgaagaaagttccagagcagccaggactacacagagagaccttatcctgaaaaacaaaaaacaaacaaaaaaagtgttttgtaataagaagttgccttggtcatggtatctcttcataaaAGCTTAACAGTAACTAAGTAACTaagaaaaaaccaaccaacaattAATAACCAAGTCTCTACTCCCTTCCCAAATCAACAAATAAGCACATATCTAGGATGAACCTGTTGCTTGAGCACAAAGAAAACTCTCATCTGCTGAGAGAGTCCAGACTTTGGAGGTCACTGTCCCACTTATAGCATCACAGCATGTAGCGATTCAAAGGTGTGCCAAAGACCACCCTCAAAGGACTAATCTCAGCATGCTTTAACAATGAAGGGTTTCTTTTGGGGAGGTGTGGGGTAAGAGGGGGCAGCTACAACATAGTTCAGTTGCATAGTTATAGCCTAGAATACACGAAGCCCTGGATTCTAACCCTGGCACAACAAAagtaggagggagaagggagagagggagaaaatgtcCAATGATAAGGGGCTGGGTGTATAGCTAAGTGGCACAGCATACAGTTTGCAAAGCTCTGAATTCTATACAGAGCATagcaaaagcaacaaaagaaaaaagttctaaGTAATTATAGTTAACAATAACAGTAAATTGGGAAGTGGGAATACAGATTCCCTTAGCTATGCATGCTGACACTTCAAAGAATGAAAGTATAAACAAAGGACACGATGTATAAGAAGTTTACACAAATAAGAAACAGGTAGTACGAGGCTAGATGGCTTTTAATCTCCTGTTTATGTAGACCCTAACTTTTTGCCATATCCAGAATTTATGTTCTATTTAAAACAAGTGAGCAGAAGGCCCACCTCCTGGAAGACATGCCCTGGCCCTGGCTACCCCTCCTAGCTAAGTCACTCCCAGCTTTGCTCTCAGTCAGGCCCTAACTGGGACAGTGTATGAGTGACAGTTGGAGTAGAGAAACTAGAGCTGCTGTgggtttcacagagaaaaccaTCTGTGATAAACTGCAGACAAGACAGCTGAGAACCGAAATGAAGTTCTTACTAGAACCAGCTCCAAAGTCACCAACTGTGTCTCAAAGAGAAAGTACGAAAGACAAAAGGACTCTCTGTAGAGACATtctgtctttttcctctttctcctctctttttgtccaagacaagtttctctgtaacagccctggttgtcctggaactctgtagaccaggctgtcctggaactcacacaatacgcctgcctctgcctcttgagtgctgggattaaaggcgtgtcaccaccacctggccatatACACTGTTTTTGTTCAGTTtaatatataagatatattttGAGAAGTGAAGCTAGGCCTAAGAGTAGATTCCTTACTGTTACaactattattgttatttttcaatactatgtagccttggctgtcctggaactcactacatagaccagactggcctcaaactcaaatccgggctctgcctccctattgctgagattataggcgtTCATTGTAGTGCCCATCTTTTTActaggtgctagaaactgaactcaggtcttataCCTGGCTGGCAAGcactactgactgagccatctccctactCTTTAATCTATATATCAGAAAACATCCAAGTTGAGACAAAGACATTGATgagttttttgacaaagaaatatACCCATGTAATCGTCATACCCAGAAATGTAAACGGGGGTGGGGCAGAGACTGCTGTAAGATGTCTTCCTTACgcaccacgtgtgtgtgtgtgtgtgtgtgtgtgtgtgtgtgtggtgtgtg
Encoded here:
- the Rab40c gene encoding ras-related protein Rab-40C isoform X2, giving the protein MGTQGSPVKSYDYLLKFLLVGDSDVGKGEILESLQDGAAESPYAYSNGIDYKTTTILLDGRRVKLELWDTSGQGRFCTIFRSYSRGAQGILLVYDITNRWSFDGIDRWIKEIDEHAPGVPRILVGNRLHLAFKRQVPTEQARAYAEKNCMTFFEVSPLCNFNVIESFTELSRIVLMRHGMEKIWRPNRVFSLQDLCCRAIVSCTPVHLIDKLPLPVTIKSHLKSFSMANGMNAVMMHGRSYSLASGTGGSGSKGNSLKRSKSIRPPQSPPQNCSRSNCKIS